One genomic segment of Oreochromis aureus strain Israel breed Guangdong linkage group 9, ZZ_aureus, whole genome shotgun sequence includes these proteins:
- the map3k15 gene encoding mitogen-activated protein kinase kinase kinase 15, translated as METGQSAPASDMGGDHTAGVCVVERDRDRERGDVSSPSPPTKQRSLRVVYVLNDGLKSVMASSPESGALQSLQRACDSESALLTTVTFGRLDFGETSVLDSFYDADIAVVDMSDVCRQPSLFYHLGVRESFDMANNVILYHDTDPDTAQSLKDMVAQKNTASSGNYYFIPYIVTPNHEYMCCESDAQRRASEYMQPNWDNLLGPLCVPLTDRFTSLLKDIHVTSCASFKDTLLNDIRKAREKYQGEELAKELSRIKLRIDNTEVLTQDIVMNLLFSYRDIQDYDAMVKLVQTLEMLPTCDLATQPMIQFHYSFALNRRNAPGDREQALRVMLQVLQSCEHPAPDMFCLCGRIYKDIFLDSDCKDTKNRDNAIQWYRKGFELQPTLYSGINLAVLLIVAGQQFESSMELRKIGVRLNSLLGRKGSLEKMNNYWDVGQFFTVSMLASDIPKATQAAEKLFKLKPPVWYLRSVVQNLQLIQRFKKQNLEHSPQREKLNFWMDIIVEATQCTTNRLRFPVLILEPTKVYQPSYVSINNEAEEKNVSIWHVSPAETKGIHEWNFTAMSIKGISISKFDERCCFLYVHDNSDDFQIYFSTEEQCGRFCSMVKEMISDGTGNAVELEGEGDGDTLEYEYDTDETGERVVLGRGTYGVVYAGRDLSNQVRIAIKEIPERDSRYSQPLHEEIALHKYLKHRNIVQYLGSISENGYIKIFMEQVPGGSLSALLRSKWGPLKEATIIFYTRQILEGLRYLHENQIVHRDIKGDNVLVNTYSGVLKISDFGTSKRLAGVNPCTETFTGTLQYMAPEIIDKGPRGYGAPADIWSLGCTIIEMATGKPPFHELGEPQAAMFKVGMFKIHPEIPESLSQEAKSFILRCFEPDPHKRAIALDLLRDTFVKHNTKGKKSKIAFKSPDYIPNISLPVQVQGEAAGSSSSEHGSVSPDCDAKHDVFFDKRKSSGSKNLLKPPSSNYLSVPDEGSVSEDRSVPPSPEDRDSGLFMLKKDSERRAILYKVLNEDQEKVISNLRENHMQGSEDLQLSIDHIKQIICILRDFIHSPERRVMAATISKLKLDLDFDSTSINQIQLVLFGFQDSVNKVLRNHHIKPHWMFAMDNIIRRAVQAAITILIPELQTHFGPASECEGAEKEDEVDEEEAEFGPILVQHADETGTTSDPTHSAVSTVNSSHSHEHQRSHHHLGAQLGRLKHETNRLLDELLQKEKEYQQVLKATLQQRTHDLELVRVRHRPPDISPPSIHHIPADHEPDKQLTDWLKEQGADPVTIDKFVLEEYTLTDILRDVTKEDLRCLHLRGGVLCRIWRAIQRHRERDRLANDKRSENNA; from the exons ATGGAAACCGGGCAGAGCGCACCGGCGTCGGACATGGGGGGAGACCACACAGCTGGGGTgtgtgtggtggagcgggaccGGGACCGAGAGAGGGGCGACGTGTCCAGCCCCAGTCCACCGACTAAGCAGCGCTCTCTACGGGTCGTCTACGTCCTGAACGATGGGCTTAAGTCGGTGATGGCGAGCAGCCCGGAGTCCGGAGCGCTGCAATCTTTGCAGAGAGCCTGTGACTCGGAGAGCGCCCTGCTCACCACCGTCACCTTCGGAAGATTGGACTTTGGAGAAACATCAGTGCTGGACAGTTTCTACGATGCAG ACATTGCAGTCGTGGATATGAGCGATGTGTGTCGGCAGCCCTCCTTGTTTTACCACCTGGGCGTGAGGGAGAGCTTTGACATGGCCAACAATGTCATCCTGTACCACGACACCGACCCCGACACTGCCCAGTCACTGAAG GACATGGTggcacagaaaaacaca GCATCCAGTGGTAACTACTACTTCATCCCCTACATAGTCACTCCTAACCACGAGTATATGTGCTGTGAAAGTGATGCCCAACGGAGGGCAAGCGAGTACATGCAGCCCAACTGGGATAACCTGCTGGGCCCACTGTGTGTTCCCCTGACCGACCGCTTCACCAGCCTGCTGAAGGACATCCATGTAACATCCTG TGCTTCCTTTAAGGACACCCTGCTCAACGATATCAGGAAGGCTAGGGAGAAGTACCAGGGAGAGGAGCTGGCTAAGGAGCTTTCACGCATTAAACTCCGAATTGATAACACAGAGGTCCTAACACAGGACATTGTCATGAACCTGCTGTTTTCCTACAGAGATATACAG GATTATGATGCCATGGTGAAACTGGTGCAGACTCTGGAGATGCTGCCAACATGTGATCTGGCTACCCAGCCCATGATCCAGTTTCATTACTCCTTTGCCCTCAACAG GAGGAATGCTCCTGGAGACAGGGAGCAGgctctcagagtgatgctgcaGGTGCTGCAGTCCTGCGAACATCCTGCACCAGACATGTTCTGTCTCTGTGGACGAATCTACAAGGACATTTTTCTCGACTCTGACTGCAAAGACACTAAAAACAGGGACAACGCTATTCAGTG GTACAGAAAGGGCTTTGAGCTGCAGCCCACTCTGTACTCGGGTATTAACCTAGCTGTCCTCCTCATAGTTGCTGGCCAGCAATTCGAGAGCTCCATGGAACTCAGAAAAATAG GGGTGAGGTTAAACAGCCTGCTGGGGCGCAAGGGTTCCTTGGAAAAGATGAATAACTACTGGGACGTCGGCCAATTCTTCACCGTTAGCATGCTAGCGAGTGACATTCCTAAAGCTACTCAGGCTGCAGAGAAGCTCTTCAAGCTGAAGCCACCTGTTTG GTATTTGCGTTCAGTAGTGCAGAACTTACAGCTGATCCAGAggtttaaaaagcaaaatttgGAACATTCACCTCAAAGAGAGAAACTCAACTTCTGGATGGACATCATTGTCGAGGCCACGCAATGCACCACCAACAGACTGCGGTTTCCA gTGCTGATTCTGGAGCCGACCAAAGTTTACCAGCCGTCCTATGTATCCATCAACAATGAGGCTGAAGAGAAGAACGTCTCCATCTGGCATGTTTCTCCTGCTGAAACG aAAGGTATTCATGAGTGGAACTTCACTGCAATGTCCATCAAAGGCATTAG TATCAGTAAGTTCGATGAGCGTTGCTGCTTCCTCTACGTCCATGATAACTCGGATGACTTCCAGATCTATTTCTCTACTGAGGAGCAGTGCGGTCG GTTCTGCTCCATGGTGAAAGAGATGATATCTGATGGCACTGGGAATGCTGTGGAGCTGGAGGGGGAGGGCGATGGAGATACGCTAGAG TATGAATATGACACCGATGAGACAGGGGAAAGGGTGGTGTTGGGTCGTGGCACCTATGGAGTGGTGTATGCTGGGAGAGATCTCAGCAACCAAGTCCGAATTGCCATCAAAGAGATCCCTGAAAGAGACAGCAG GTACTCTCAGCCCCTTCATGAAGAGATCGCTCTTCACAAGTACCTGAAGCACAGGAACATTGTTCAGTATTTGGGCTCCATTTCTGAGAATGGATACATTAAGATCTTCATGGAACAAGTGCCTGGAG gAAGTCTGTCTGCGTTGTTGCGGTCAAAATGGGGTCCTCTGAAGGAGGCAACAATTATCTTCTACACCAGACAGATTCTGGAAGGGCTTCGATACCTGCATGAAAACCAGATCGTCCACCGAGACATCAAG GGTGATAATGTGCTAGTTAACACCTACAGTGGTGTCTTGAAGATCTCTGACTTTGGTACCTCAAAACGGTTGGCAGGAGTCAATCCCTGTACAGAAACATTCACAG GTACCCTGCAGTACATGGCTCCAGAAATAATTGACAAGGGCCCTCGAGGCTATGGGGCACCAGCTGACATTTGGTCCCTGGGATGTACCATTATAGAAATGGCCACTGGGAAACCTCCATTTCATGAGCTGGGGGAACCACAGGCAGCCATGTTTAAG GTTGGCATGTTTAAAATTCACCCAGAGATTCCTGAGTCTTTGTCACAGGAGGCCAAGTCATTTATTCTACGTTGCTTTGAGCCCGACCCTCACAAGAGGGCCATCGCCTTGGACCTGCTCAGAGACACTTTTGTCAAGCACAACACCAAGGGAAAGAAGAGTAAGATCGCCTTCAAATCACCAg ACTATATCCCTAACATCTCCCTGCCAGTGCAGGTGCAAGGCGAGGCCGCTGGCAGTAGCAGCAGTGAGCACGGCTCTGTGAGTCCCGACTGCGACGCGAAACACGACGTGTTCTTTGACAAGAGGAAAAGCTCTGGCTCCAAGAATCTGCTCAAACCTCCCAGTTCTAACTACCTGAG TGTGCCTGATGAGGGTTCAGTATCAGAGGACCGCTCTGTTCCCCCATCTCCTGAGGACAGGGACAGCGGTTTGTTCATGCTAAAGAAGGACAGCGAGAGACGGGCCATTCTGTACAAGGTCCTCAATGAAGACCAGGAAAAGGTCATCTCCAACCTCAGGGAAAATCacatgcag GGTAGTGAGGATCTCCAGCTGTCCATCGATCACATCAAGCAGATCATCTGCATCCTTCGAGACTTCATCCATTCCCCGGAGCGGCGCGTCATGGCAGCCACCATCTCCAAGCTAAAGCTGGACCTCGACTTTGACTCCACCTCTATCAACCAGATTCAGCTGGTGCTGTTTGGCTTCCAGGACTCG GTAAACAAGGTCCTGAGAAATCACCACATTAAACCCCACTGGATGTTTGCCATGGATAACATCATCCGCCGAGCTGTGCAGGCTGCAATAACCATCCTAATACCAG AGCTGCAGACCCACTTTGGCCCGGCATCAGAGTGTGAGGGAGCAGAGAAGGAAGATGAGGTCGatgaggaggaagcagagtttGGACCCATTTTAGTGCAGCATGCTGACGAGACGGGGACAACGTCCGATCCCACACACTCTGCGGTCAGCACTGTGAACTCCTCCCACTCCCATGAACATCAACGGTCACATCATCATCTAGGCGCCCAGCTGGGCAGGCTCAAACACGAAACCAACAG gctgctggaTGAGCTGCTACAAAAGGAGAAGGAGTACCAGCAGGTCTTGAAAGCCACCCTGCAGCAGAGAACACATGATTTAGAGTTGGTCCGAGTCAGACACAGACCCCCAG ACATTTcacctccatccatccaccacATCCCAGCAGACCATGAGCCAGACAAGCAGCTCACCGACTGGCTGAAAGAGCAGGGCGCAGACCCCGTCACCATAGACAAG TTTGTGCTTGAGGAATATACACTGACGGACATTCTTCGTGACGTTACCAAAGAGGACCTCCGGTGCCTACATCTACG GGGCGGAGTCCTCTGCCGGATCTGGCGAGCCATCCAGCGGCACAGAGAGCGAGACAGGCTGGCGAACGACAAGCGCTCAGAAAACAATGCATGA